From Gammaproteobacteria bacterium, the proteins below share one genomic window:
- a CDS encoding type II secretion system F family protein, producing MADVKEFNWTWEGTDKRGNRVRGKTLGQNEQSVKGELRRMGISPIKIKKGKAVGASSKGKPITTGDIAVFSRQMATMMSAGVPLVQSFDIVGKGHENPNMQTLIMEIKASVEGGASLAEGLAQHPLYFDDLFVNLVEAGEQAGALETLLDKIATYKEKTEAIKKKIKKALTYPIAVLVIAFIVTAILLIFVIPQFEELFSGFGADLPAFTQMVINLSEFVRDKGFFIAAAIAGFFSTFFYFKKRSRKFREFLDRTALKIPVVGDILTKSAIARFARTLSTMFAAGVPLVEALESVSGACGNIIYEEGVLQMKDQVSTGQQLNIAMDQTDLFPNMVVQMIAIGEESGAIDQMADKVADFFEAEVDDAVDNMSSLMEPLIMAVLGVLVGGLVVAMYLPIFKMGSVV from the coding sequence ATGGCGGACGTTAAGGAATTCAACTGGACCTGGGAAGGCACCGACAAACGCGGCAATCGCGTCAGGGGCAAGACCCTTGGACAGAATGAGCAATCGGTCAAGGGCGAACTCCGCAGGATGGGCATCAGCCCCATCAAGATCAAGAAGGGCAAGGCCGTTGGCGCGTCCTCCAAGGGCAAACCCATCACTACCGGCGACATCGCCGTTTTTTCGCGACAGATGGCCACGATGATGTCTGCTGGTGTGCCGCTGGTGCAGTCCTTCGACATCGTCGGCAAGGGCCACGAAAACCCGAACATGCAGACCTTGATCATGGAGATCAAGGCATCGGTCGAAGGCGGCGCTTCTCTGGCTGAAGGCCTGGCACAGCATCCTTTGTATTTCGACGACCTGTTCGTGAATCTTGTGGAAGCCGGCGAGCAGGCCGGTGCCCTGGAAACGCTGCTGGACAAGATCGCGACCTACAAGGAAAAGACCGAGGCAATCAAGAAGAAGATCAAGAAGGCGCTGACCTATCCGATCGCGGTACTTGTGATTGCTTTCATCGTGACCGCAATCCTGCTGATTTTCGTGATCCCGCAGTTCGAGGAACTGTTCAGTGGCTTCGGTGCAGACCTCCCGGCCTTCACCCAGATGGTCATCAACTTGTCCGAGTTCGTGCGCGACAAGGGCTTTTTCATCGCCGCCGCCATCGCCGGTTTCTTCAGTACCTTCTTCTACTTCAAGAAGCGTTCCCGCAAGTTCCGCGAATTCCTCGATCGTACGGCGCTGAAGATTCCCGTGGTGGGCGACATCCTGACCAAGTCGGCAATCGCCCGCTTCGCACGCACCCTGTCGACCATGTTTGCTGCCGGTGTACCGCTGGTGGAAGCACTGGAAAGCGTCTCGGGTGCCTGTGGCAACATCATTTACGAGGAAGGCGTGCTGCAGATGAAGGACCAGGTATCGACCGGTCAGCAGCTCAATATCGCCATGGACCAGACGGACCTCTTCCCGAACATGGTGGTGCAGATGATTGCCATTGGTGAAGAGTCAGGCGCCATCGATCAGATGGCCGACAAGGTCGCAGATTTCTTCGAGGCCGAGGTGGACGATGCGGTAGACAACATGTCCAGCCTCATGGAGCCGCTGATCATGGCCGTGCTGGGCGTCCTGGTAGGCGGCCTGGTCGTCGCCATGTACCTGCCAATCTTCAAGATGGGTTCGGTCGTCTAA
- a CDS encoding A24 family peptidase, with amino-acid sequence MAAWVSVAIVLGLMIGSFLNVVIHRLPLMLEREWRSQSREMLELPAADDGEKLTLVTPRSRCPHCGHPISALENIPLLSYAVLGGKCRGCKAGISLRYPAVELLTGLLTGLVAWQFGFTLAAFGGMLFCWLLISMTFIDLDHQLLPDNLTLPLLWLGLLFSLGNVYVSPAVAIIGAACGYLSLWLVFQGFKLATGKEGMGYGDFKLFAALGAWLGWSMLPLVILLASGVGAVVGISMILFGDQKRSQPIPFGPFLAAAGLIAFLAGDPIVGWYLGLYR; translated from the coding sequence ATGGCGGCGTGGGTTTCCGTCGCCATCGTGCTCGGTCTGATGATCGGCAGTTTCCTGAACGTGGTCATTCATCGCTTGCCGCTCATGCTGGAACGGGAATGGCGCTCGCAGAGTCGGGAAATGCTCGAGCTGCCGGCAGCGGACGATGGCGAAAAGCTCACCCTGGTCACACCACGCTCTCGATGCCCGCATTGTGGTCACCCCATCAGTGCGCTCGAAAACATTCCCTTGCTCAGCTATGCCGTGCTCGGCGGCAAGTGCCGTGGCTGCAAGGCCGGGATTTCCTTGCGTTACCCGGCCGTAGAATTGCTCACTGGCCTGCTCACCGGCCTGGTTGCCTGGCAGTTCGGATTCACGCTGGCCGCATTCGGCGGCATGCTGTTCTGCTGGTTGCTGATTTCGATGACATTCATCGACCTGGACCACCAGCTGCTGCCGGACAACCTGACCCTCCCACTGCTCTGGCTCGGACTGCTGTTCAGCCTGGGGAACGTCTACGTGTCCCCTGCAGTCGCGATCATCGGCGCCGCTTGTGGCTACCTGTCGCTGTGGCTGGTGTTCCAGGGCTTCAAGCTGGCCACCGGCAAGGAGGGCATGGGTTACGGCGATTTCAAGTTGTTTGCGGCCCTCGGAGCCTGGCTCGGCTGGAGCATGCTGCCATTGGTGATCCTGCTGGCCTCGGGTGTCGGCGCCGTGGTCGGCATCAGCATGATCCTTTTCGGAGACCAGAAACGGAGCCAGCCGATTCCGTTCGGCCCCTTCCTGGCAGCAGCCGGCCTGATCGCATTTCTGGCCGGCGACCCGATTGTAGGCTGGTATCTCGGACTGTACCGCTGA
- a CDS encoding class I SAM-dependent methyltransferase, with amino-acid sequence MPTRLPQFVRNFLKNIDFSGSGDYWSQRYAEGGDSGAGSYGHFAEFKAEVINRLVAKHGIETLVELGCGDGNQALLFDVDRYLGLDVAPGAIQRCAERFAGRTGFSCELYDPARFEPSAAGKHSDAALSLDVLYHLVEDEVYQLYLQQLFALAERLVIIYSSNKTSLPFLTHRHVRHRRFVDDVARLAPGWKLVETVPNRYPARFLGLLGGSFADFYIYARR; translated from the coding sequence TTGCCGACTAGGTTACCCCAGTTCGTTCGCAACTTCCTGAAAAACATTGATTTTTCGGGCTCAGGAGACTACTGGTCGCAGCGGTATGCGGAGGGTGGTGATTCTGGTGCCGGTTCTTATGGCCATTTTGCGGAATTCAAGGCCGAAGTCATCAATCGACTGGTGGCCAAGCACGGCATCGAGACCCTGGTCGAACTTGGCTGCGGAGATGGTAACCAGGCCTTGCTGTTCGACGTAGATCGCTACCTGGGGCTGGATGTGGCGCCGGGTGCAATCCAGCGATGTGCCGAGCGGTTTGCAGGCCGAACGGGCTTTTCCTGCGAGCTCTATGATCCGGCCCGGTTCGAACCCTCGGCTGCCGGAAAGCACAGTGATGCCGCGCTGTCGCTGGATGTGCTTTACCACCTGGTCGAAGACGAGGTTTACCAGTTGTACCTGCAGCAGTTGTTCGCTCTCGCGGAGCGCCTGGTAATCATCTATTCCAGCAACAAGACCAGCCTGCCTTTCCTCACCCACCGGCATGTCCGGCATCGTCGTTTTGTCGATGACGTGGCGCGCCTGGCACCAGGCTGGAAACTGGTCGAGACAGTGCCCAACCGTTATCCGGCCAGGTTCCTTGGTCTTCTTGGTGGCAGTTTTGCCGACTTCTACATCTATGCCCGCCGGTGA
- the pilB gene encoding type IV-A pilus assembly ATPase PilB: protein MATPSVKTNLGGLGRKLVMEGIVQEDAAQEAMQLANKEKRPFVSVVVEKGMAKAADIAAAASTEFGVPMMDLGVVDLDIETVKLVDTKLIQKHHALPVYKRGKRLFIAISDPTNLAALDEIKFQTSMTVDAVVVEEDKLQKIIEKALEAADTSMAELSEGDLEDLDNLDVSGGDEETDHGGAEDIDDAPVVRFVNKVLLDAINKGASDIHFEPYEKFYRVRFRMDGMLHEMASPPIQLGGKISARLKVMSRMDIAERRVPQDGRIKMKLSKTRAIDFRVNTCPTLFGEKIVLRILDPSSAKLGIDALGYEDFQKDLYMANLAKPYGMILVTGPTGSGKTVSLYTGVNILNTPDRNISTAEDPAEIQLPGVNQVNVNPKVGLTFSSALKAFLRQDPDIILVGEIRDLETAEIAIKAAQTGHMVLSTLHTNDAPKTLTRMVDMGVAPFSIASAVNLIIAQRLARRLCPHCKEKQDVPKEALLKEGFTEAEIDEGITILGPKGCDQCVEGYKGRTGIYQVMPVSEAMGKIIMEGGNSMQIAKQAEEEGIPDLRKSGLKKVKDGLIGLAELNRVTTD from the coding sequence GTGGCGACACCGTCGGTAAAAACCAACTTGGGTGGTCTCGGCCGCAAGCTGGTCATGGAAGGCATTGTCCAGGAGGACGCTGCCCAGGAAGCCATGCAGCTTGCGAACAAGGAAAAGCGCCCCTTCGTTTCAGTTGTTGTCGAAAAAGGCATGGCCAAGGCCGCCGACATCGCTGCAGCGGCCTCCACGGAATTCGGCGTGCCGATGATGGACCTCGGCGTGGTGGATCTCGACATCGAGACCGTCAAGCTGGTCGACACCAAGCTGATCCAGAAGCATCACGCCCTGCCTGTCTACAAGCGCGGCAAGCGCCTGTTCATTGCCATTTCCGATCCGACCAACCTTGCTGCACTGGACGAAATCAAGTTCCAGACCAGCATGACGGTCGATGCAGTCGTCGTCGAGGAAGACAAGCTGCAGAAGATCATCGAGAAGGCGCTGGAAGCAGCCGACACCTCGATGGCAGAGCTGTCCGAAGGCGACCTGGAGGATCTCGACAACCTCGACGTCTCCGGGGGTGACGAGGAAACCGATCACGGTGGTGCCGAGGATATCGACGATGCGCCGGTGGTGCGCTTCGTGAACAAGGTGCTGCTGGACGCCATCAACAAGGGCGCGTCTGACATTCACTTCGAGCCTTACGAAAAGTTCTACCGCGTGCGCTTCCGCATGGACGGCATGCTGCACGAAATGGCCAGCCCTCCAATCCAGCTCGGCGGCAAGATCTCGGCGCGCCTGAAGGTCATGTCGCGCATGGACATTGCCGAACGTCGCGTTCCGCAGGATGGTCGCATCAAGATGAAGCTGTCCAAGACACGCGCCATCGATTTTCGTGTCAACACCTGTCCGACCCTGTTCGGCGAGAAGATCGTGCTGCGTATCCTGGATCCGTCCAGTGCCAAGCTGGGTATCGATGCGCTGGGTTACGAGGACTTCCAGAAAGACCTCTACATGGCAAACCTGGCCAAGCCGTACGGCATGATCCTGGTGACCGGCCCGACCGGTTCGGGTAAGACGGTCTCGCTCTATACCGGCGTGAACATCCTGAACACCCCGGACCGCAACATCTCCACTGCCGAGGATCCGGCGGAAATCCAGTTGCCCGGTGTGAACCAGGTCAACGTCAACCCCAAGGTGGGTCTGACATTCTCCTCGGCATTGAAGGCATTCCTGCGACAGGATCCGGACATCATCCTGGTGGGTGAGATTCGTGACCTGGAAACGGCCGAGATCGCGATCAAGGCCGCGCAGACAGGTCACATGGTGCTCTCGACCCTGCATACCAACGACGCGCCGAAGACGTTGACTCGAATGGTCGACATGGGTGTTGCACCCTTCTCCATCGCGTCGGCAGTCAACCTGATCATTGCGCAACGACTGGCACGCCGCCTCTGCCCGCATTGCAAGGAAAAGCAGGACGTCCCCAAGGAAGCCCTGCTGAAGGAAGGCTTTACCGAAGCGGAGATCGATGAAGGCATAACGATTCTCGGCCCCAAGGGCTGCGACCAGTGTGTCGAGGGCTACAAGGGCCGAACCGGTATCTACCAGGTCATGCCTGTTTCGGAAGCCATGGGCAAGATCATCATGGAAGGCGGTAATTCGATGCAGATCGCCAAGCAAGCCGAGGAAGAAGGCATCCCGGATCTTAGGAAGTCGGGCTTGAAGAAAGTGAAGGATGGCCTGATCGGCCTTGCAGAACTGAATCGCGTGACCACTGACTGA
- a CDS encoding lysylphosphatidylglycerol synthase domain-containing protein, with product MTLGRLRKLLLVITLLAVFFLSLRSLKVDQLAYAVQSLGPLLLAGLALLLFATRLFQALLLRLSLRKSGSPPLSLGQCLDLVASKGLFLQVAGGGAVVAQGWIARDRLGIRVGDFANAAFWRIHAQLASLLMLAPLPFLAWHGGSWQAITGWLFVAGLIMLMLATAWLVRDWPRWRQFLLRRLPAVSPQLDALPGQMVTPGVVGWLGYLLLSFLIVALRFARLCLIAAVVAPEIPALLLAKAFVLAEVTVILPLTPGGLGVRELALAAGGGLQNAFDTLLLIALLDLALVLLFNLAHGAIAQARLFGSTRD from the coding sequence GTGACACTCGGCCGCCTGCGCAAACTGTTGCTGGTGATCACGTTGCTGGCCGTGTTCTTCCTGAGCCTGCGCAGCCTGAAGGTCGACCAGCTGGCGTACGCCGTTCAATCGCTCGGGCCGCTGCTCCTGGCCGGCCTGGCCTTGCTGCTGTTCGCCACCCGATTGTTCCAGGCCTTGCTGCTGCGACTGTCCTTGCGCAAGTCGGGCTCGCCGCCGTTGTCGCTTGGACAGTGCCTGGACCTGGTAGCCAGCAAGGGCCTGTTCCTGCAAGTTGCCGGCGGCGGCGCCGTGGTTGCCCAGGGATGGATCGCCCGGGATCGCCTCGGGATCCGCGTTGGTGATTTTGCCAATGCGGCTTTCTGGCGAATACACGCCCAACTGGCATCCTTGCTGATGCTGGCCCCATTGCCGTTCCTTGCATGGCATGGCGGGTCCTGGCAGGCCATCACCGGATGGCTGTTTGTCGCAGGCCTGATCATGCTGATGCTGGCAACTGCCTGGCTGGTTCGTGACTGGCCACGATGGCGGCAATTCCTGCTCCGTCGCCTGCCTGCGGTTTCCCCGCAACTCGACGCCTTGCCCGGGCAGATGGTGACACCCGGCGTGGTCGGCTGGCTCGGCTACCTGCTGCTGTCGTTCCTGATCGTGGCACTGCGGTTTGCGAGGCTGTGTTTGATTGCAGCGGTGGTGGCGCCCGAGATCCCTGCGCTGTTGCTGGCGAAGGCATTCGTCCTGGCTGAGGTGACGGTCATCCTGCCATTGACACCCGGCGGGCTTGGAGTGAGGGAGCTGGCGCTGGCTGCTGGCGGGGGCCTGCAAAACGCCTTTGACACACTGTTACTGATTGCCCTGCTGGACCTGGCACTGGTGCTGTTGTTCAACCTGGCTCACGGCGCCATCGCGCAGGCGCGCCTGTTTGGATCAACAAGGGATTGA